Part of the Maridesulfovibrio sp. genome, TAAGGATTTGGGAGCTTCGCCCAAGGAGTACAAGGTCTTTAAGACCGACCTGTTCAAAGTACTCGGAAAAGCCCCGGATAAACCTTACGATCTTATTTTTATCGACCCTCCTTACGGATATGACCTGCTGCCCAAGGCCCTTGATGCGGCCCTTGAAAGCGGCTGGCTTTCCGAGGACGGGTTTGTGCTGGCGGAAGTTGAGGATAAAGTCGAACCACCTGAATCTGAACATGTGGGGCGCCTCGATTTGCTGGTAAACAAACTCTATGGTCAAACAAGGATTTTATTATGGCAGAAGTAAGGCCAGTAACAGCAGTATTCCCCGGAACTTTTGACCCTTTCACCCGTGGTCATTTTTCATTGGTCATGCGTGGGATCAAGACATTTCATAAAGTCATCGTCGCCGTAGCGGGCAGCACCTCCAAGAATACAAAGTTTTCTCTTGAGGAGCGGGTGGACATGGCAAAACGCATTTTCGAACACCATCCGCAGGTGGAGGTCGATTCGTTTGACGGTTTGCTGGTACATTATGTGGAGCAAAGTCCGGCCAATGTTATCATGCGTGGATTGCGTGCGGTTTCCGATTTTGAGTACGAATTTCAGATGGCACTTATGAACCGTCGTCTGGATAATGATATCCAGACCGTCTTCTTGATGACCGACTACAAGTGGATGTATCTCAGTTCTACAATCATTAAGGATGTGGCTGTGAACGGCGGGGATATTAAAGGTCTTGTGCCGCGTCAGATTTATGATGAAGTCATCGAAAGGCTTGTTTCCGGAAAATAGATGATGGAAAAGCGCAGACCAGTTGTTTGTATTCTCGGTCCCACAGGGGCCGGGAAGACAGCCACTTCTCTCGGTATGGCCCGGAAATTCCCGGTGCGGGTAATCAATTTTGATTCCCGGCAGGTTTATACTGATTTTCCGGTAATTACCGCCCAGCCCAGCCCGGATGAAATGGCCGTTTGTCCGCATGAACTTTACGGATTCCTGCCGACCACTGAAACCATTAACGCATCGGGTTTTGTTGATCTCGCCAAGGAGCGCATTGATGCTTCCGGAGCTGGAGAGCTTCCGGTATTGGTCGGTGGAACGGGCATGTATCTGCAAAGCTTGATTTCCGGTCTTGCGCCTATTCCGGACATTCCGGACGAAATTCGGGAACGTATTCGCAAGCGTGCAGAAGAAGAGGGCGGTCCGGCTATTTATGCCGAACTGGAAAAGGTTGATCCGGAGTATTGCGAGCGCACCCATCCCAACAACCGCCAGCGAAATGCCCGTGCTCTTGAAGTTTATGAGGCCACCGGCAAGAATTTTACTTGGTGGCATAATCGTGAAGTACCGCCTTCTCCTTATAATTTTTTGAAGATCGGCATTAAGGTCGATCTTGATGAATTGACCCCGCTGCTTAAGTTGCGCATTGAAAATATGCTTGAGGCCGGGGCAGTGGAAGAGGCCCGTAAGGCATGGGAAAAGTGCCCAGATGAAAATGCGCCCGGTTGGACCGGGATCGGTTGCATTGAGTTGATGCGTTACATCAAGGGCGAAATCGACATGGATGAGACCATCCGGTTATGGGCCAAGAATACTCGTGCCTATGCCAAGCGGCAGCTGACTTGGTTCAAACGCGAGAAGGATATTCACTGGTTTGCGCCTCACGATCATGACAAGGCTGTTAAATTTGTAGAGCAGTGGCTTGCGGATTGAGTCCGGGAAGGGTAAGAACTTTTAAGAGTTTTTTGCCTCCGGCGGCTTAAACCCTTTTGCAAAAGGGTTTAAGAATCCCAAAACCTTTTGTTAGTTTTGTTTTGGGATAGATTGGAGAAGTGTGCGTATTTGAAATTATAATGGTGGAAAACCAATGAAAATATATACTTTTCTTGTTTTATTTGTCCTGTTGTTTACAGCTTCTTTTGCTTGTGCTCAGGGGCAAGCTGCAGACAACGGTGACGGTTATGGCGGTTTGATCGAGAAATACGACGGAACCCTTATTAACTGGGGAAGTGGATTTCTTTCCGCTTCTTCGTCTATCAAGTTGCTGCCGGGCAGTATTGATCCTGTACGCAGCAAGGCTCTCGCCGTGCGGCAGGGTGGGGTAGAGTCACGCAAGGGGCTGCTGGATATGGTTCTTTCTTTGCCGCTGGACAGCCGCCGCAAGGTCTCTTCCATTATCAAGGATGATCTTAAGTCTTTGAATTCTCTACGCGGTTACGTGCAGAATTCATTGCTTGATACGGCGGTTGATGCAAACGGGATAGTGGTCGTAACTTCTTCCCTCAACCTGCGTAACGGCCTTTCCTCTATTATTATTCCACCGACCATTTCTTTTCAGACCGGTATTCCACCGACCATTTCCGGTGATCGCGGTGAGACTGGAGCTGAATTGCAAGCTCTGGAAAGCGAAGAAAACGGTTATATTGACAGCTCCGTTTACAGTGGCATTTTAGTCGATGCCCGGGGCCTTGATTGTAATCCGGTACTGCTTCCCCTTATTTATGACGGCCGGGGAGTGGGGGTGTACGGTCCTTTTGCGGTCAGCAGGGAGACTGTGCTCAAGCGTGGTATTGTTACTTATATGACTGATGATAAATCTGAAAATTTGCGTTCTCGGATTGGAAATTTTCCTTTGAAAGTTAAGGCTGTGAATACCCACGGGGCTTCAAGGAGTAATCTGATTCTTTCACTTGATGATGCGGTTAAGGTTAGAGCTGTGCTTAAGCGTAAGATTGTGAGCGAGAATTGTTCAGTTGTTATTCTTGTAGATAAGCCTTCCGGGGCTGTTAAAAAAGATGAATCCGTAGATTCTGCAGATGAAGAACTGCCGCAGGATGCTAGTGCGGTTACTGATGATAGTGAGATTCAGGAAGAATCTCTTGATGCACATCCTGCAGAACAGAATCAACAGCGATAAATTACCGGAGCGATAAGTTGAATTTTTCAGATAAGATAAAGCCGTTTGTTTTGACAGCCTGCGTTGCGGTGCTGCTGTTTTCTGCTCTGCCTGCTTACGCAGTTAAAGTTCAGATTTTCAAGCCTGTTGATCCTGAAAAGGAAGTTTCCCAGCGGGTTCTGCGTCAGGAAGCAGTCACTGAAGCTTTTGCTCAAGCTCTGTTTGCCGAAGCTTCACGCATGCTTCCCGGAACCTTGTCCGCAGAAAGGACAGAGGCGGTCAAGAAGGCTTTCGGCAGTTATTATGAAGAGTACATCAACGGCTATAAGGATATGAACGTTAAAATGAGCGAAGACGGAGTTTCCGTTTCTATTGACGTTAGTGTTAACCGTAAGTCTTTGCGTGCTGCGATGAAAAAAATGGGTCTCTTTTCATCTTCCGTAGTTCCTGTTCAGATTGATGTTTCCAATGAAAAATTTACTCTCAATGAAGAGGGGCAGCTGGAACAGAATGAGAAGATCAATGAGTTGATTGTTCTTTACGGGCTGAGCAATGCGACTGTGGCTGACAGTAATAAGACTGCCTCGGTCCTTTCCGTGCGGCATGCATCCAAGAATCGTTGGACCGGTGACCTGCAGTCTTCCGGTGGAAAATGGTTTGCTTCCGGAAGCAGCATGGAAAGGGTCTGGCGTGAACTCTGGGGTAAGTATTACGGTTCTGAAAACATTGAAGCCCTCATGAATCCCAAGGCTGTTCTGGTTGTCAGCGGCTGGTTTAATCCAGAAGGAGTACGTGAATTCGGGCGTAAGCTTAAGTCATGGGATTCCGCAGTTCAGGAAGTGGAGTTACTTGATGTTGAAATGCAGCCCACCGCTGTTTCTGCAAGCTGGTCCCTTGAAGTTTCCGACCAGTGGGTGCTGCGAGGGTATTTAAACGACTACCTGCCTCCCCGCGGGCTTACTTTCAGTCTGGAGGGACTCGAGGAGGCAAAATAAAAAGGAAGGATCGTGCAGAGCCGAAAAATCTGGACCATACCCAATCTGATCACTATTTTCAGGATATTGCTTACTCCGGGGTTTGTTATTACTTACCTTGACGGCAATTTTCTTGCTGCTTGGCTGCTGTTCATGGTGGCCGGGATTTCAGATGGGCTGGACGGTTTTCTGGCTCGGGTCATGAAACAGCGCACTGAATTCGGGGCCATGATTGATCCCCTGGCTGATAAAATTCTGCTGGTAACTTCCTTTATCTGCCTTTCTGCTCAAGAATTTGTCCCTGTCTGGCTGACCGTACTTGCTGTCTCCCGTGACCTGATCATTGTCGGGGGACTTTTCCTGCTGAAATTTTACGGTGTAGAAGTGGAAAAGAGGATTCAGCCTCTTTGGTCCAGCAAAATAACTACAGCGTTGCAACTTTTGGTCGTTTTCAGTGTCTTGACCGGACTTGCTTTCGGATTGGATGTGGGGTTCCTGCATCCTGAAGTAGAGATTATTACTGCTGTTTTTACTTTTATTTCCGGAGCGATATATCTTAGGCGCGGGCTGGGTATGTTTGCTGAGGCTCTTGATAACGGGATAAAATAAAACCCCGGCTCGCAGAGCAAACCGGGGTGTTGCAGGCGGGGCCTGCAAAATAAATCAAGCTGGCAGCAAAGACTAAGCGTCTTTGTTCTTATCTTTTGACGGTGTTACGTCAATTTCTTCAGATTCGCTGCTTGCCTTTTTAAAATTCTGAATTGCACGGCCAAGACCGCTACCCACTTCGGGAAGTTTTTTAGCTCCGAAAATCAGGATGATAATACCCAAAATTAAAAGAATTTCTGTTATTCCTAAACCGAACATTTTTATCCTCCAATGCTAGACGGTAGTGAACTTTTACACGTGCCTCGCTCTTTGGTCAAGAATGACTTCTTATCTCGGAACGACACGGAAAAATTTATGTTTTTTGATCTTTACAAAGCCGCAATGCGTACATACTTCAAACGTTGAATGTTTAACAGTTTCAGGCCGCTGGCCGTGTTGTCCCGGAGGGATGTTTTTTGGCTAAGGTAACCAAGATGCCGGGCCGTATGTGCCGGTTCTATCTAAATGGAAGGTGTCTTTACGAAGAGATGCTTAATCCCGGGTATAATCGTGAATGGCGGTGCCGGGTTCTTAAGGATCTGGAAGGGAAGTATGATAAACTCCTTTTGCAGGCCGATAATTTTCATTTGGACGAGCAGGCCTTTCGTGACCTTTGGGAACAAAGAATAGAAGAACACTTGAAATCCACAGTTGTGTGTCGCAAGATGGTTCCGCGAGACGAAGAGGGCTTTCCCTTCTGCGCAGCGCTGCATGAAGAAGTTTGTCTTTTTGAGCAGCCTGAATGTGAGGGCGTTTGCAGCCGTTTCGAACCGCATAAGAAATAAAATTTCAGAGAATAATTGGGTCTAAAAGGAGTTCTACCGTGCTGATATATTTTCCGCAAATGCATGAAGAGTTGGTGGGGGAAAAGGTTGAGGGTGCCTTGATTTTTGATCCGGGTATTGACAGGGAAGCTAACGGGGATGTGCTTGTCTACCGCCCTGAAAATCTGCCTGTTGAACCTCAGACCTGCCGCCGTATGGTTGATGATTTCATCAGCTACGGTGAAAGCCTTGGCGATATGCTCAAGTTTATTGCCAACCCGCAGCCCAGCGATAGAGATCAGTTCGGTGAAAGAACCAGCGCTATCCAGAACGAGCTGAATTCCCGTATCTCTCCTGAGGTTGAGGATAAAAGTGATGAAGAAGCACGCATCCAGAATCAGGTAGTTCTGGCTCTTTGTTATGCCTATGAAGAAAAGAATCTAGAACTTGGGTCCCTTGAACAAAAATTGAGTGAGAAATGGGCCGGATTTGGTGAAAGTCTCGGCTTGGACGTGGATAACGAGGATGACCGCAAGGCTATGGCTCTCGGGGGACTTATGGCTAATTTGCCCGGTCTGGGCGGCGGGGACGTTCAGTTGCCGTGGAAGAAGGTGCTGGAAGGTTTTGCCTTGCTGTTGCCTGAAAATTCAGTTTTGGTAACCGGAGATGTTGATGCGGTCTCTCTTTGGAAGGATCTTGATATTGAATTTTATGAAAAGGAAGGACTGTTGGAGGAGAAAGCTTTGGTGCTCCGCGAAAAGGCGTGGAAGTTGCTGGACCTTTCCGGATTGCCCGAAGACAAACCATGGCTTGCCCGGGAATTTACCGTAGTTCTTAAAGTGAAAGAAGTTTAGGGAGAAATCCTATGGAATCCATACATATCAGTGCAGTAACTCCTCCTGAGGTGGTTAAAGAGATAAAGGGTGTGATTTTTGATTGTGACGGGGTCTTGATCAATTCTTTTGAATCCAATAAGTGGTACTACAACAAGTTCAAGGAAAAGTTTGGACTTGATCTTATGGATGCCGAAGAAGAAAAAGCCGTCCATGCTTTGACTCATGCCGCAGCCTTGAAGCATATCCTGCCTGAAGAATTCCATGAAGAAGCCTTTGTTTTCAGCTCTGATCCCTCACTTAGGGAGGGTATTAGTTATATTAAAGTAGAAGAAGGGCTTATCCGTCTGCTTGAGTGGCTGAGAACCAATAATATCCGTATGGGGATCAATACAAACCGTACTGATACTCTTCCGTTGGTTTTGCAAATGTTTGATATTGAGGGCTTCTTTGCGCCAATGGTTACTTCGCAGACCCTGCCTAACACTAAGCCTCATCCTGAAGGCGTTCATTACATTCTTAATAAATGGAAGATGAAGCCTGAAGAAGTGGTTTATATCGGTGATACATGGGTGGATGAGAGCTGTGCAGAACGTGCCGGAGTTGAATTCTGGGCTTATCGCAGTCCTACACTTAATGCCCGTTTGCATGTGAACAGTTATTGGACTTTATGTAATCTGCTGGAAAAGGCCCGGAATGATGTCTGGTCCAGTTGCGGTTGCGGTCAGCAAAAGTTTATTTAAATTAGTATGAAGGAACATGAATGAGCTGTCAGGGCTTGATTTTTCTGTGTGCTCTTTGTGATCTATGTTCTTATATTTAATAGAATTCAGTTAAATTTGGAAAAACAGTTGATTCTTGAATCCTGCTGTGCCAATTTATAGTCAAGATCGGAAGCCGCCGCTTCCGGTCCAGCCCGTTAGGAGTATGTTAAATGGATTACGTGATTCTTGCCGTGGCGAAGGTCCTTTCGCTCGTACTTAATCTCTATATGTGGGTGGTTATTATTTCCGCCCTGATTACTTGGGTCAATCCTGATCCCTACAATCCGATTGTCAGATTTTTACGTAGCGTGACTGAGCCTGTTTTCGCCAAGGTTCGGCAGTATCTCCCCTTTGTAAATATTGGTGGTTTTGATCTTTCACCCATTGTTGTGCTTCTGGCCATCCAGATGCTCGACATTGCTCTGGTGGGCAACCTCACCAGACTCGCTTATGGCATGTAGATGCCGGAGGTGGGCATGAGTCTTTCAAAAATAGACTTACTTAATAAAAAATTCTCGAAGTCGCTGTTCGGATACTCCAAGAGTGAAGTAGACCAGCTTATGGTCGAACTCGCGGAGGTTCTGGGGGCTTCTGCCGACGAGAAAAAGCAGCTCCAGAAGATGGTTTCCCGTCGTGAGAGCACTATCACTGAGTTTCGCCAGCGTGAAGAAACACTGCGCGATACCCTGATGACCACCCAGAAGATGGTGGATGACCTTAAGGCTACCGCAAGGAAAGAAGCCGAGCTTATCATCAATGAAGCCCACTCAAGGGCTGAGGTGATTTTGCAGCAGGCTCATAACCGGCTTGCCCAGATTCACGAGGATATCAACGAATTGAAACGGCAGAGAACCCGTTTTGAGGTCGAGTTGAAAGCTCTTCTTGAGTCCCATCTCAAGACTTTGGAGATAGGTGATCCCGAAGTTGAGAAAGTCGAAGCCATCGAATCCAAACTTAAATTCTTTAAGAAGGCCAAGTGAGCGAAGTTATAGCTGAACTCCCATCTTACATCAGGCCCTGCGGACACGGTTCGTGGAGGGTCTCTGTGTGGGTGCAACCCGGCGCCAAAAATGAGGGTATTACCGGGGAGTATCAGGACAGCGTTCGTGTGCGCATAAACGCGCCCGCTGTTGATAACAAAGCCAACAAGGCTCTTGCCGCATTTGTCGCGACCCGTCTGGGTCTTAAAAAGCGAAATATTTCCATTGCATCAGGGCATTCCAACCGTAAAAAGGTTTTACTGGTGGAGTCCGATGTTGAACCGCGCTGGGCTGGGATAATCCCTGCCAGCGCCTGAGTTGCAAACCATTGCAAAAAGGAGTTTCAAATGGAACAGAGAGAAATTGAACTGATCGAGCAGCTAGTGGGCCAGGATAGCGAGATTCACGCTCTATGGAATCAGCACAACGAATTCAAGAAACTCATCGATAAAATGGAAGCTAAGTCCTACCTGAGTGACACTGAAACTCAGGAGGTCAAAGAACTCAAAAAGAAAAAACTCGCTGGAAAGACAAAGCTGCAAGCTTTGCTCGACAAGCATAAATAAGGGAGGGTAGCCATGGAGCTCACCGGAGCTCAGATATTTCTTGAATGTCTGAAAAAGGAGGGTGTGGACGTCGTATTCGGATTCCCTGGAGGAGCCGTAATTGATATATACGACGAATTGCCCAATTATCCGTTTAAGCACATACTTGTAAGGCATGAACAGGGTGCAATCCATGCTGCGGACGGCTATGCACGCGCCACCGGCGATGTAGGAGTCTGCCTCGTGACATCAGGTCCCGGAGCGACCAACACTGTTACCGGCATAGCAACGGCGTATATGGATTCGATCCCGGTGGTTATTTTCACCGGGCAGGTTCCCACACCATTGATCGGAAACGATGCGTTTCAGGAAGTGGATATCGTAGGAATCACCCGACCCTGCACAAAGCATAACTACTTGGTTAAGGACATCAAAGATCTTGCCTACACTGTCCGACAGGCCTTCTATCTGGCCCGTACCGGACGTCCCGGGCCGGTTCTGGTCGACTTGCCCAAGGACATTATGCAGCAGAAATTCAAGTTCGAATGGCCTGAAGATGTGTCGCTGCGAAGCTACAACCCCAATCTGAAACCGCATGCGCGGCAGATTAAAAAAGTCGCTAAATTAATCGAAGGTGCAGAAAGACCCTTGATTTATGCAGGCGGAGGGGTTATCAGCTCTGGAGCTGAGGATGAATTAACATGGCTCGCCCAGAGTCTGAACATTCCGGTGACCGCTACCCTTATGGGGCTGGGCGCCTTTCCCGGAGATGATCCCCTTTGGCTGGGGATGTTGGGAATGCACGGCACCTATGCCGCAAACATGGCAATAAATAACGCGGACCTCGTCCTGGCAATCGGGGCGAGGTTCGATGACCGTGTTACCGGTAAGGTCAGCACTTTTGCCCCCAAAGCCACTCTTGTTCACATCGATATTGACCCCACCTCAATTCAGAAGAACGTAGCCGTACACGTGCCTCTGGTCGCTGACTGTAAAAGCGCACTGTCTGCATTAAAGAGTGAAATGGAACCGAACCTTGATTCCGTGGACTGGGAAGTTGCCCACGCTGTATGGGTCAGGCAGGTTCAGGAATGGTCAGAAACTCATCCCCTGCGATATAATAAGGGCGACACCGAATACATCAAGCCCCAACGAGTTGTGGAGAAAGTCTACGAAATCAGTAACGGCGAAGCCATTGTCGCTACTGAAGTAGGCCAGAACCAGATGTGGGCTGCTCAGTTCTATAAGTTTAAACGTTCCAAATCTTTCCTCTCATCAGGTGGTCTCGGTACCATGGGCTTCGGTTTTCCTGCAGCTATCGGTGCTCAGATGGCCTTCCCCGACAAACTTGTGGTGAATATTGCCGGTGACGGTTCTATTCAGATGAATATTCAGGAAATGATGACTGCTGTCTGCAACAACCTTCCCGTAAAAATTGTTATCTTGAATAACGGCTATCTCGGAATGGTCCGCCAGTGGCAGGAGCTTTTTTACAATCGCAACTACTGTGAAACCTGCATGGATGCCCAGCCGGACTTCGTTAAACTTGCCGAAGCATACGGAGCTGCCGGGTACAGGATTACTGAAGAAAAAGACCTCGAACCGGTGCTCAAGGAAGCTTTCTCCAACGGAAAGCCGACCATCATCGATGTCCGTGTAGATCCGGAAGAGAACGTGTATCCCATGGTCCCGGCCGGTGCTTCATTAACCGACATGCTGCTCGTTTAGGAGGAAGTAATGAGACATACTTTATCCGTGACAGTTGAAAACGAGCCCGGGGTTCTTTCCAGAGTTGCAGGACTGTTCAGCGGGCGAGGATTCAACATTGAATCCCTCAACGTTGCTCCCACCCTAGAGGAGGGAGTTTCCCACATGACCATCACAACCATCGGCGATGAACACATCGTTGAACAGATTGTTAAACAGCTGCGTAAGCTGGTTACGGTTATCAAGGTTGTGGATATGATGGAACACAAGGCTGTTGAACGTGAGATGGTCATCCTTAAGGTTAATGCCGAAGACAACAAGCGAGCTGAGATTCTGCGTATTGTGGATATCTTCCGTTGCAAAGTGGTAGACGTGAGTCCGGACGAGCTGTCCATAGAAGTTACCGGTGACCACGGCAAGATTGAAGCGTTGATTAATATGCTCGTTCGTTTCGGTATCAAGGAAATCGCCCGTACAGGCACCGTCGCTATGAAGCGTGCCCTGCAAGTTTAGGTAAAAAAATTTCATCAACATTTCGGCACAGGAGTGCCCTCCGGCTGGCTTTTTTTCAAGGCGAGCCG contains:
- a CDS encoding twin-arginine translocase TatA/TatE family subunit: MFGLGITEILLILGIIILIFGAKKLPEVGSGLGRAIQNFKKASSESEEIDVTPSKDKNKDA
- the ilvB gene encoding biosynthetic-type acetolactate synthase large subunit — translated: MELTGAQIFLECLKKEGVDVVFGFPGGAVIDIYDELPNYPFKHILVRHEQGAIHAADGYARATGDVGVCLVTSGPGATNTVTGIATAYMDSIPVVIFTGQVPTPLIGNDAFQEVDIVGITRPCTKHNYLVKDIKDLAYTVRQAFYLARTGRPGPVLVDLPKDIMQQKFKFEWPEDVSLRSYNPNLKPHARQIKKVAKLIEGAERPLIYAGGGVISSGAEDELTWLAQSLNIPVTATLMGLGAFPGDDPLWLGMLGMHGTYAANMAINNADLVLAIGARFDDRVTGKVSTFAPKATLVHIDIDPTSIQKNVAVHVPLVADCKSALSALKSEMEPNLDSVDWEVAHAVWVRQVQEWSETHPLRYNKGDTEYIKPQRVVEKVYEISNGEAIVATEVGQNQMWAAQFYKFKRSKSFLSSGGLGTMGFGFPAAIGAQMAFPDKLVVNIAGDGSIQMNIQEMMTAVCNNLPVKIVILNNGYLGMVRQWQELFYNRNYCETCMDAQPDFVKLAEAYGAAGYRITEEKDLEPVLKEAFSNGKPTIIDVRVDPEENVYPMVPAGASLTDMLLV
- a CDS encoding CDP-alcohol phosphatidyltransferase family protein translates to MQSRKIWTIPNLITIFRILLTPGFVITYLDGNFLAAWLLFMVAGISDGLDGFLARVMKQRTEFGAMIDPLADKILLVTSFICLSAQEFVPVWLTVLAVSRDLIIVGGLFLLKFYGVEVEKRIQPLWSSKITTALQLLVVFSVLTGLAFGLDVGFLHPEVEIITAVFTFISGAIYLRRGLGMFAEALDNGIK
- a CDS encoding DUF465 domain-containing protein, whose translation is MEQREIELIEQLVGQDSEIHALWNQHNEFKKLIDKMEAKSYLSDTETQEVKELKKKKLAGKTKLQALLDKHK
- the ilvN gene encoding acetolactate synthase small subunit — protein: MRHTLSVTVENEPGVLSRVAGLFSGRGFNIESLNVAPTLEEGVSHMTITTIGDEHIVEQIVKQLRKLVTVIKVVDMMEHKAVEREMVILKVNAEDNKRAEILRIVDIFRCKVVDVSPDELSIEVTGDHGKIEALINMLVRFGIKEIARTGTVAMKRALQV
- the coaD gene encoding pantetheine-phosphate adenylyltransferase; this translates as MAEVRPVTAVFPGTFDPFTRGHFSLVMRGIKTFHKVIVAVAGSTSKNTKFSLEERVDMAKRIFEHHPQVEVDSFDGLLVHYVEQSPANVIMRGLRAVSDFEYEFQMALMNRRLDNDIQTVFLMTDYKWMYLSSTIIKDVAVNGGDIKGLVPRQIYDEVIERLVSGK
- a CDS encoding YggT family protein, with protein sequence MDYVILAVAKVLSLVLNLYMWVVIISALITWVNPDPYNPIVRFLRSVTEPVFAKVRQYLPFVNIGGFDLSPIVVLLAIQMLDIALVGNLTRLAYGM
- a CDS encoding DivIVA domain-containing protein gives rise to the protein MSLSKIDLLNKKFSKSLFGYSKSEVDQLMVELAEVLGASADEKKQLQKMVSRRESTITEFRQREETLRDTLMTTQKMVDDLKATARKEAELIINEAHSRAEVILQQAHNRLAQIHEDINELKRQRTRFEVELKALLESHLKTLEIGDPEVEKVEAIESKLKFFKKAK
- the miaA gene encoding tRNA (adenosine(37)-N6)-dimethylallyltransferase MiaA, translated to MMEKRRPVVCILGPTGAGKTATSLGMARKFPVRVINFDSRQVYTDFPVITAQPSPDEMAVCPHELYGFLPTTETINASGFVDLAKERIDASGAGELPVLVGGTGMYLQSLISGLAPIPDIPDEIRERIRKRAEEEGGPAIYAELEKVDPEYCERTHPNNRQRNARALEVYEATGKNFTWWHNREVPPSPYNFLKIGIKVDLDELTPLLKLRIENMLEAGAVEEARKAWEKCPDENAPGWTGIGCIELMRYIKGEIDMDETIRLWAKNTRAYAKRQLTWFKREKDIHWFAPHDHDKAVKFVEQWLAD
- the rsmD gene encoding 16S rRNA (guanine(966)-N(2))-methyltransferase RsmD, which translates into the protein MRLISGKYGGRVIKTASGPGYRPATSKVRQAIFSMLESRGVEWDGLRVADMFAGSGSLAIEALSRGAEFALFVEKNGRAANLISTNLKDLGASPKEYKVFKTDLFKVLGKAPDKPYDLIFIDPPYGYDLLPKALDAALESGWLSEDGFVLAEVEDKVEPPESEHVGRLDLLVNKLYGQTRILLWQK
- a CDS encoding DUF167 domain-containing protein translates to MSEVIAELPSYIRPCGHGSWRVSVWVQPGAKNEGITGEYQDSVRVRINAPAVDNKANKALAAFVATRLGLKKRNISIASGHSNRKKVLLVESDVEPRWAGIIPASA
- a CDS encoding HAD family hydrolase produces the protein MESIHISAVTPPEVVKEIKGVIFDCDGVLINSFESNKWYYNKFKEKFGLDLMDAEEEKAVHALTHAAALKHILPEEFHEEAFVFSSDPSLREGISYIKVEEGLIRLLEWLRTNNIRMGINTNRTDTLPLVLQMFDIEGFFAPMVTSQTLPNTKPHPEGVHYILNKWKMKPEEVVYIGDTWVDESCAERAGVEFWAYRSPTLNARLHVNSYWTLCNLLEKARNDVWSSCGCGQQKFI